From a single Streptomyces rubradiris genomic region:
- a CDS encoding FABP family protein encodes MIEIPSDLHKDLVPLAFLLGNWAGAGVHDFPGSEKCNFGQEVSFTHDGRDFLEYHSHTWVLDKDGNKVRPLESESGFWRIDADRKVEVTMTRDDGVIEIWYGEMADKKPQIDLVTDAVARTPGSAPYSGGKRLYGYVKSDLMWVGEKQTPEVPLRAYMSAQLKKVVTPEDVERWAKALPDDMPDDGIAFFK; translated from the coding sequence ATGATCGAGATCCCGTCCGACCTGCACAAGGACCTTGTCCCGCTCGCCTTCCTGCTCGGCAACTGGGCCGGCGCGGGCGTGCACGACTTCCCCGGCTCGGAGAAGTGCAACTTCGGTCAGGAGGTCAGCTTCACCCACGACGGCCGGGACTTCCTGGAGTACCACTCCCACACCTGGGTGCTGGACAAGGACGGCAACAAGGTCCGCCCGCTGGAGTCCGAGTCCGGTTTCTGGCGGATCGACGCGGACCGCAAGGTCGAGGTCACGATGACCCGCGACGACGGTGTCATCGAGATCTGGTACGGCGAGATGGCCGACAAGAAGCCGCAGATCGACCTGGTGACGGACGCCGTCGCCCGCACCCCCGGCTCCGCCCCGTACAGCGGCGGCAAGCGGCTGTACGGCTACGTGAAGAGCGACCTGATGTGGGTGGGCGAGAAGCAGACCCCCGAGGTTCCGCTGCGGGCCTACATGTCGGCCCAGCTGAAGAAGGTCGTCACCCCCGAGGACGTCGAACGCTGGGCCAAGGCCCTCCCGGACGACATGCCCGACGACGGCATCGCATTCTTCAAGTAG
- a CDS encoding Fur family transcriptional regulator, translating to MVSTDWKSDLRQRGYRLTPQRQLVLEAVDTLEHATPDDILVEVRKTASGVNISTVYRTLELLEELGLVSHAHLGHGAPTYHLADRHHHLHLVCRDCEDVIEADVEVAAEFTAKLRRQFGFDTDMKHFAIFGRCRDCSLKGSSPTS from the coding sequence GTGGTGAGCACCGACTGGAAGAGTGATCTCAGGCAGCGCGGCTATCGGCTGACGCCGCAGCGGCAGCTTGTCCTCGAAGCCGTCGACACCCTTGAGCATGCGACCCCCGACGACATCCTCGTGGAAGTGAGGAAGACGGCGTCGGGGGTCAACATTTCCACCGTCTACCGGACGCTGGAGCTGCTGGAGGAGCTGGGCCTGGTCAGCCACGCCCATCTGGGGCACGGCGCGCCCACGTACCACCTCGCCGACCGGCACCACCACCTGCACCTGGTGTGCCGGGACTGCGAGGACGTCATCGAGGCGGACGTGGAGGTGGCCGCCGAGTTCACGGCCAAGCTGCGGCGGCAGTTCGGGTTCGACACCGACATGAAGCACTTCGCGATCTTCGGCCGGTGCCGGGACTGCTCCCTGAAGGGTTCAAGTCCCACGTCGTAG
- a CDS encoding YgfZ/GcvT domain-containing protein codes for MKSPLLSLPGAVPAEGVDEGVAAHYGDLFREQRALADGTGFVDLSHRGVVTVSGDDRLSWLHLLLTQHVSELPAGEATEALILSAHGHIEHALYLVDDGTTVWAHVEPGTQDALIAYLESMKFFYRVEVADRTADIAVVHLPAGSIAEVPDGVVVRETAYGRDLFLPRAELESFAASHGPAAGLLAYEALRVEQHRPRLGFETDHRTIPHELGWIGTAVHLQKGCYRGQETVARVQNLGKPPRRLVFLHLDGSEVHLPVPGTEIRVADEGAEGRKVGFVTTSVRHHELGPVALALVKRNVPVDARLLAGETAAAQEVVVEP; via the coding sequence ATGAAGAGCCCCCTGCTGTCCCTGCCCGGCGCAGTCCCCGCCGAGGGTGTGGACGAAGGTGTCGCCGCCCACTACGGCGACCTGTTCCGCGAGCAGCGCGCCCTCGCCGACGGCACCGGTTTCGTCGACCTGTCGCATCGCGGTGTCGTCACCGTCAGCGGTGACGACCGGCTGAGCTGGCTGCATCTGCTGCTCACCCAGCACGTCAGCGAACTGCCCGCGGGCGAGGCCACCGAGGCCCTTATCCTCTCCGCGCACGGGCACATCGAGCACGCGTTGTACCTGGTGGACGACGGCACGACCGTCTGGGCCCACGTCGAGCCCGGCACCCAGGACGCGTTGATCGCGTACCTGGAGTCGATGAAGTTCTTCTACCGGGTGGAGGTCGCCGACCGCACCGCCGACATCGCCGTGGTCCACCTGCCCGCCGGCTCCATCGCCGAGGTGCCGGACGGGGTCGTCGTACGCGAGACGGCGTACGGCCGTGATCTGTTCCTGCCGCGCGCCGAGCTGGAGTCCTTCGCCGCGTCGCACGGTCCCGCCGCGGGGCTGCTCGCCTACGAGGCGCTGCGGGTCGAGCAGCACCGGCCCCGGCTCGGCTTCGAGACCGACCACCGGACCATCCCGCACGAGCTGGGCTGGATCGGTACGGCCGTGCACCTCCAGAAGGGCTGCTACCGGGGGCAGGAGACGGTCGCCCGCGTGCAGAACCTGGGCAAGCCGCCGCGCCGGCTCGTCTTCCTGCACCTGGACGGCAGCGAGGTGCACCTGCCGGTGCCGGGTACCGAGATCCGGGTCGCCGACGAGGGGGCCGAGGGCCGCAAGGTCGGGTTCGTGACGACATCCGTACGCCATCACGAGCTGGGGCCGGTGGCGCTGGCGCTGGTGAAGCGGAACGTACCGGTCGACGCCAGGCTCCTGGCCGGAGAGACGGCGGCTGCCCAGGAGGTCGTGGTCGAGCCGTAG
- the dtd gene encoding D-aminoacyl-tRNA deacylase, which yields MRAVVQRVDGASVVVDGETVGAIEGEGLCVLVGVTHEDTKEKAAQLARKLWTIRMLQDERSCSDTGAPLLVISQFTLYGDARKGRRPTWNAAAPGDIAEPLVDEVVAQLRALGATVATGRFGAQMRVNLTNDGPFTVLLEM from the coding sequence ATGCGTGCGGTGGTGCAGAGGGTGGACGGCGCGAGCGTCGTCGTGGACGGCGAGACGGTCGGCGCGATCGAGGGCGAGGGGCTGTGCGTCCTGGTGGGAGTGACCCACGAGGACACCAAGGAGAAGGCGGCCCAGCTCGCGCGCAAGCTGTGGACGATCCGGATGCTCCAGGACGAGCGGTCGTGCAGCGACACCGGGGCGCCGCTGCTGGTGATCAGCCAGTTCACCCTCTACGGCGACGCCCGCAAGGGCCGCCGCCCCACCTGGAACGCGGCGGCCCCCGGCGACATCGCCGAACCCCTGGTCGACGAGGTCGTGGCCCAGCTGCGCGCCCTCGGCGCGACGGTGGCGACGGGCCGCTTCGGCGCCCAGATGAGGGTGAACCTGACGAACGACGGGCCGTTCACGGTGTTGCTGGAGATGTGA
- a CDS encoding aerial mycelium formation protein yields the protein MSTPSTSGRPGTKGTYRPPAQRSDGPPESGSGAPDLARLSLPELRALRRDAQRDEADLSYVRRLLQGRIDILRAELGRRGRVSVPAPADGSVVDRLAEILKDAPAPQRSSARHVTLGTPHNEEYGRLAAEMLAEVELSDLTARTDPELTAAMGRLVRYEQEVSRCRQRLQRTADDCSGEIARRYREGEAQVDDLLI from the coding sequence ATGAGCACACCGAGCACGAGTGGGCGGCCGGGGACCAAGGGGACGTACCGGCCGCCCGCCCAGCGGTCCGACGGCCCCCCGGAGTCCGGGTCCGGCGCGCCCGACCTGGCCCGGCTGAGCCTGCCCGAGCTGCGCGCCCTGCGCCGGGACGCCCAGCGGGACGAGGCGGACCTCAGCTATGTGCGGCGGCTGCTCCAGGGCCGTATCGACATCCTGCGCGCCGAGCTGGGGCGGCGCGGCCGGGTGTCCGTGCCGGCGCCGGCCGACGGCTCCGTGGTCGACCGGCTCGCGGAGATCCTGAAGGACGCCCCGGCCCCGCAGCGGTCCTCGGCCCGCCATGTCACGCTCGGCACCCCGCACAACGAGGAGTACGGGCGGCTGGCCGCGGAGATGCTCGCCGAGGTCGAGCTGTCGGACCTGACGGCGCGCACCGACCCGGAACTGACCGCGGCCATGGGCCGTCTGGTCCGCTACGAGCAGGAGGTCTCCCGCTGCCGCCAGCGGCTCCAGCGCACCGCCGACGACTGCAGCGGGGAGATCGCCCGCCGGTACCGGGAGGGCGAGGCCCAGGTGGACGACCTGTTGATCTGA